The nucleotide sequence CGCGCCCCGACTGGTCACACGAGGACGGAACCCCACTGTGCCCGACCGGCGTATCCCGGTGCCCCGGCGACTGGGGCCCCTACGCGAGCGACCCGGTGACCTCATGAACACCCCGACCGTTCATGGCGTTCACGGCCCGAGTGTTCACCCGACTTCCACCCCGGCCGTGAACGCGGCCGACCCGACCGGTCGGCCGACCGTTCATGCCTCTTTGCGGCTGGTCGGGCCCGGTGGAAGTCGGGTGAACGCCCCTGACTTCCACCCGTCTCCCACCCTCGCACCGGCCCCGGCCACGCTCGCCGTTCTGCGGCTGCTGGCCCGACTCGCGTACGCCCGACTGTCCACCACCGACCGGGGTGGACGGTCTACCTCTCACCAGCCCATCCACCTCGATTCCATCCCCGACCGATCGACCCACCCCGAGCCGTCCACCAAGGAGGGAACGGCCGCATGAGCGCCCGAAGTCGAGACGAGAAGATGACCGTTGCGGAAGTCCTTACTGATCTCAAGGTCGCCCCGTCGACCTTCTATCGCTGGCGCCAACTCGGGAAGGGGCCGCGCTCGATCAAGCTCCCGAACGGCGACGTCCGGATCCGGCGGTCGGAGTACGAGCGTTGGCTTGCGGAGCGGGAGGACGCTGCGTGAGTGCCGAGAACGACACCCCGGCCGGGCGCCCTCGCGGGTCGGCCCGGCCGGGCTACACCTTCGACGTCAAGCTCTGGAGCATCACCAAGACCGGCCGCAAGTCCCGCCCCTGGCGGCTCCGCTGGGTGGTGGCAGGCCAGGGGTTCGGCGATACGTTCGCCACGTACCCGCTCGCCGAAAGCCGACGCAACGAGCTGTGGCACGCCATGAACCGGCGCGGTGAGCCGTTCGAGACCGAATCGGGTCTGCCGGAGTCCGAAGTACGCGCGGCGGCGGAAGCAGCCGAAGCGGCGAACACGAAAGCTCCGGTGCGATGGTTCGATTTCTGCCGAAAGTACGTGGCCGGGCGGTGGCGTACGGGCGCGGCCAAGACCCGTGAGGGCATGGCGGACGGTCTTGCAGCCGTGACGCTCGCCATGGTCAAGCGCGGGGACGGAGTTCCCGATGACGAGACGCTTCGACTGGCCTTCAGGTGGGGGGTCGTGCCAGCAAACGCGGGGGAGGAACCGCCGACCGAACTCAAGGCCGCGTACGACTGTGTCACGACGGCCGACCGACCGTTGGGCGACCTGGCGGACCCCGAGGTGTTCGAAGAGGTGCTGTACCGCCTCAGCTACAAGCTGGACGGCACCCCAGCGGCAGGCGACACGTACAAGCGGCGCCGCCGCGCTCTGAATACCGCCCTGGAACACGCTGTGGTTGCGGGGGAGCTCCCGGAGAACCCGCTTCAGCGCGTCCGCCGGAAGCACGTCGGCTCGAACGACTCGGTGGACCGGCGCACCCTGGTGAACGCCGTACAGGCGCGGCAGTTGCTCACGGCCGTCTCCTACGTCGGGTCGTGGGATCGCTGCCGTGGGCGGCGTCTGGCGGCCTTCTACGCGGTCCTGTACTACGCGGGTCTGCGGCCCGCCGAAGCGGTGGGGCTGCGGCTCACGGACTGCCACCTGCCGGAGACAGGCTGGGGCGCGCTCACGCTGCGGGAGACGCGCCCCGTCTCAGGGAAGCAGTGGACCGACTCAGGGGAGCGGCACGACCGCCGGGGCCTGAAGGCGCGGGAGGCGTCCACCGACCGGCCGGTGCCCATCCCGCCCGTCCTGGTCGTCATCCTTCGGTCGCACCTGAAGGAGTTCGGGACGGCCAAGGAAGGGCGCGTGTTCGGCAATGAGCGCGGGGGAGTGGTCGGCTCATCCACCTACTGGCGGGTATGGGAGGAAGCGCGGGAGTACGCGCTACCGCCCGAACGGGTCGACTCGCCGTTGGCCGGACGCCCGTACGACTTGCGGCACGCCTGCATCACGCGGTGGCTGAACGCCGGGGTCCCGATCGCCGAGGTGGCACGGCGAGTCGGCAACTCGCCGGAAGTGATCCACCGCCGGTATCACGGCTGCATCGACGGGCATGAGGAAGTCGCCAACGCCAAGATCACAAAGGCGCTGGAAGAAGACGGCGACACGGCCTGATGAGTGTGTCGGGGGTGTGTCGCGAACACTGAGAGACAGTGAGAAAGAGCGGGAGTCAGTGAGACTGACTCCCGCTCTTTCATGTTGGCATTCGCCCTGGTCAGAGCTTGATTCTTGCTGGCTGACTGGCGAGTGCCCCCGGCAGGATTCGAACCTGCGCACACGGCTCCGGAGGCCGTTGCTCTATCCCCTGAGCTACGGGGGCCTGTCGCCGCTGTTTTGCGGCGACGGGTAGAACCCTACCAGTTCGATCAGGGTGGTCATGAACGCTTATCGGGGGGCCGGTGGGCGGGGGAGCGGAGGGGTGTATACCGCATGTGGAGGTGGGGGTGCAGGGGTCTTGGGGAAAGGTCCCTCGCACGGGGCGGAAGTGGGGAAAACCCGGACGCGGTCGTGGCTGCGCGCCTACTCTTCAGGGTGTGCCTGGCTTGTCCGGCCGGGTCCTTGTCGTCGACGACAACAAGGTCATCCGGCAGCTGATCAGGGTCAACCTCGAGCTGGAGGGCTTCGAGGTCGTGACCGCGGCCGATGGTGCCGAGTGCCTGGAGATCGTTCACCAGGTGCGGCCCGATGTGATCACTCTCGATGTTGTGATGCCCAGACTCGATGGGCTGCATACGGCGTCGAGGTTGCGTGCTGATGCTCGAACGTGTCATGTGCCCGTCGCGATCATCAGTGCGTGTACGCAGTACGAGATGGACAGCGGGAAGGCGCTGGGCGTCGATGCCTTCCTCGCGAAACCCTTCGAGCCCGCCGATCTGGTCGAGCTCGTGGGGAGGCTGATGAGGCAGGGGGCGGCCGGTGCGGTGGCCCCTGGCGATGCCGAGCCGGCTGTGGGGCCCACCGGGTAGTGGGTGGGCCCCGGCCCGGCCCTCTTCCGGTCCGGGGCCCTGGGGCCTGGGTCCGGGGTCTATGTTCCGGGGCCTCGGTTCTGGGGTCTCGGTTCTGGGGTCTTGGTCTTGTCCGGGGTCCGGGTCCGGGCCCCGGCCTTGTTTGCTGGGTTTGTTCCGGGGGCTCGGTCCTGTCTTCCGGGGTCTGGTTCCGTTCTTGTCGGGGCTCTTGGTGGCCTGGGCCCTGGCTTCCCGGTGTGATCCGCCTTGGGTGGGTGGGTGGTGCGGCCCGTTGCTCGTCCGATGGGCGAAACCGGTTCGCTTCGGTACCCCCCTCCTCCCATACGCTGGTCCCGTGACTCCCGCCCAGCTCTCCCGCACTGTGCTGCACACCGTGCGTCGTGCCGTTGAGGACGACGAGCTGTGCGTTGCCGTGCCGGAGCGGGTGAAGGTGCGGACGCCCCCTCGGCCCGGGTGCGGGGATTACGCCACCAATGTCGCCTTGCTGCTGGCCAGGGGGGCCAGGGGGGCCAGGGGTGAGGGGGACGCGCTCGCTATCGCCGAGGTTTTGCGGCGGCGGCTTGTTCGCGCTCCTGGGATCGCCCGCGTTGATGTCGCCGACCCTGGTTTCCTCAACATCACCCTTGAGGGCACCTCCCATGCTCAGCTTGTACGGGCCGTGCTGTCCCAGGGGCTCCGCTACGGGCATGGGGATGCGCTCGCCGGGGTGTCGGTTCCGCTCGGGGGCGGTGATGAGGTCCGGGCCGCGCTCGTCGCTCATGTGGTGCGGGGGCTTGTCGACGCCACCGGGGGAGTCGTTGTTCCTGGTGACGGGCCCGTCGTGCGGGCCGTTCCGGTCTCCGGGCGTGATCTGCTCACCCGTCTCGGGCCCGACGCCGCCCGCTGGGCGCTGCTCCGGCCCGCCGGGCACGATCTGCCCGATCTCGACCCCGCCCACCTGCTCTCCCAGCGCGAGGACAACGCCCTCTTCCGGGTGCAGTACGCCCATGCCCGCACCCGGGCGCTGATGCGGAACGCGAGCCAGTTCGGCATCACCCCCGAGCTGGAGCCCGAGTCCGGGGTGTACGGCGACCCCGCCGAGCCCCAGTCCGACCCCGACTCCGAGCCCAGCGCCTACGGCCACCCCGCCGAGACCGCCCTGCTCGCGCTCCTCGCCGATCATCCCCGCACCCTCGAGGCCGCCGCCCGGCACCGGGCGCCCGATCGGCTCGCGCGGCACCTTGTCGCCACCGCCGACGCCTTCTTCCGGTTCCATGACGCCTGCCCGGCCCTCCCCTCCGGGGAGGAGTCCTCCGGCGAGCGCAAACCCTCGGCCGTCCACCGTTCCCGGCTGGCCCTTGCCGACGCCGCCGGGGCGGTGCTCGCCGGCGGCCTGCACCTGCTCGGCATCAGCGCACCCGAACATCTGTAAGACCTTGAGAGAGACAGCGAAGACAGCATGAGCCGTTCCGCCCACCCCGCCGGGCCCCGCCACGCCGATGTCCTTCCCGAGGGGCACTACGCCGCGCCGCCCGCCGATCTCAATCAGCTCGACCCCCGCGTGTGGTCCCATACCGTCGGCCGGAACGCCGACGGCGTCGCGACCGTCGGCGGGATCGACGTCAAGACGCTCGCGGAGGAGTTCGGGACCCCCGGCTACTTCCTCGACGAGGCCGACTTCCGGGCCCGCTGCCGGGCCTGGCGGGAGGCGTTCGGGGAGGACGCCGACGTGTTCTACGCCGGGAAGGCGTTCCTCTCCCGCGCCGTCGTGCGCTGGCTGACCGAGGAGGGGCTCAACCTCGACGTGTGCTCCGCCGGGGAGCTGGTCACCGCGCTCGCCGCCGGGATGCCCGCCGAGCGGATCGCGCTGCACGGGAACAACAAGTCCACCGGTGAGATCGAGCGGGCCGTCGAGGCGGGTGTCGGGCGGATCGTGCTCGACTCGTTCCAGGAGATCGCGCGGGTCGCGCACGTCGCCCGGCGGCTCGGCAAGCGCCAGCGGGTGCAGATCCGCGTCACCGTGGGTGTGGAGGCGCATACGCACGAGTTCATCGCGACCGCCCACGAGGACCAGAAGTTCGGCATTCCGCTCGCGGGCGGGCTGGCCGCCGAGGCCGTACGGCGGGCGCTCAAGCTGGACGGGCTGGAGCTCATCGGGATCCACTCGCACATCGGGTCGCAGATCTTCGACACCTCGGGCTTCGAGGTGGCCGCCCACCGCGTCGTCGGGCTGCTGAAGGAGATCCGGGACGAGCACGGCGTCGAGCTGCCCGAGATCGACCTCGGTGGCGGCCTCGGCATCGCGTACACCTCGGAGGACGACCCCCGCGAGCCGCAGGAGATCGCCAAGGCGCTGCGCGACATCGTCCACCGGGAGTGCGACGCGGCCGGGCTCGCGGTGCCGCGGCTGTCGGTCGAGCCGGGGCGGGCGATCGTCGGGCCGACCGCGTTCACGCTGTACGAGGTGGGCACGGTCAAGGAGCTGCCGGGGCTGCGGACGTACGTCAGCGTCGACGGCGGGATGTCCGACAACATCCGTACCGCGCTCTACGATGCGGAGTACTCCGTGGCGCTGGTCTCCCGCTCCTCCACCGCCGAGCCGATGCTCTCCCGCGTCGTCGGCAAGCACTGCGAGTCCGGCGACATCGTCGTACGGGACGCCTTCCTGCCCGCCGATCTGGCGCCCGGCGACCTGATCGCCGTCCCCGCCACCGGTGCGTACTGCCGCTCGATGGCGAGCAACTACAACCACGCGCTCCGTCCGCCCGTCGTCGCCGTACGGGACGGTCAGGCGCGCGAGATCGTCCGGCGCGAGACGGAGGAGGATCTCCTGCGGCTCGATGTCGGCTAGCGAGAAAAGGATCTCGGATACTGGACCTGGGACAGGAAATCCCGTCCAGTGCCTGAGACTGGTGCACTAACGCGCTGATGCATTAACGCGATGGATGAGAAACGAGGTCGGATGATGCGTACGCGTCCGCTGAAAGTGGCGCTGCTGGGCTGTGGAGTGGTCGGCTCAGAGGTGGCGCGCATCATGACGACGCAGGCGGACGATCTCGCGGCGCGCATCGGGGCCCCGGTCGAGCTGGCCGGGATCGCCGTGCGGCGCCCCGGCCGGGTCCGGGAAGGGGTGCCGGCGGAGCTGGTGACCACCGATGCCACGGCCCTGGTCAAACGCGGGGACATCGATGTGGTGGTCGAGGTCATCGGCGGGATCGAGCCCGCCCGCACCCTCATCACCACCGCCTTCGACCACGGCGCGAGCGTGGTGTCCGCGAACAAGGCGCTGGTCGCCCAGGACGGCGCCGCGCTGCACGCCGCGGCCGAGCAGCGCCGTGCGGACCTCTACTACGAGGCCGCGGTCGCGGGGGCGATCCCGCTGGTCCGGCCGCTGCGCGAGTCGCTCGCCGGCGACAAGGTCAACCGGGTCCTCGGCATCGTCAACGGCACCACCAACTTCATCCTGGACCGGATGGACGGCAGTGGCGCCGGCTACAGCGAGGCGCTGGACGAGGCCACGGCCCTGGGCTACGCCGAGGCCGACCCGACCGCGGATGTCGAGGGTTTCGACGCCGCCGCGAAGGCCGCGATCCTCGCCGGGATCGCCTTCCACACCCGGGTCACCCTCGACGATGTGCACCGCGAGGGCATCACCGAGGTGACCGCCGCCGACATCGCCTCCGCCAAGCGCATGGGCTGCACCGTCAAGCTGCTCGCGATCTGCGAGCGGGCCGCCGACGGCCGCTCGGTCACCGCGCGGGTGCATCCGGCGATGATTCCGCTGAGCCACCCCCTCGCCTCCGTCCGCGAGGCGTACAACGCGGTCTTCGTGGAGGCCGACGCCGCGGGGCAGCTCATGTTCTACGGACCGGGCGCGGGCGGTTCGCCGACCGCCTCGGCCGTCCTCGGCGACCTCGTCGCCGCCTGCCGCAACAAGCTGGCGGAGGCCACCGGACCCGGGGAGTCCGCGTACAGCAGGCTCCCGGTGAGCCCGATGGGCGATGTGATCACTCGCTACCACATCAGCCTGGACGTCGCCGACAAACCGGGAGTTCTCGCACAGGTCGCCACAGTCTTCGCCGAGCATGGCGTATCCATCGATACGGTCCGCCAGCAGGGGAAGGACGGCGAGGCGTCCCTCGTCGTCGTGACTCACCGCGCGAGCGACGCCGCGCTGTCGTCGACCGTGGAGGCGCTCCGCCGGCTCGACACCGTCCGCGATGTCGCGAGCATCATGCGGGTCGAGGGCGAGTAGAGGCCGGGTAGCGGCCGCGCTGAGGCCGAACAGAGGGTGAGCGGAGAGTAAGGGAAATCATGAACGCAATCGCCGACGCCGGGCCTCGAATGTCCGGCACCCGACAGTGGCACGGCTGGCGGGGCATCATCGAGGAGTACCGCGACCGTCTCCCGGTGAGCGGGACGACGCCCGTCGTCACCCTGCGCGAGGGCGGTACGCCGCTGGTTCCCGCGCAGGTGCTCTCCGAGCGCACCGGCTGCGAGGTGCACCTCAAGGTCGAGGGCGCCAACCCCACCGGGTCGTTCAAGGACCGCGGCATGACGATGGCCATCAGCGAGGCCAAGGAGGCCGGCGCCAAGGCCGTCATCTGCGCTTCCACCGGCAACACCTCGGCCTCCGCGGCGGCGTATGCCGTACGGGCCGGGATGGTCTGCGCGGTGCTGGTCCCGCAGGGCAAGATCGCGCTGGGCAAGATGGGTCAGGCGCTCGTCCACGGCGCGAAGATCCTCCAGGTCGACGGCAACTTCGACGACTGCCTGACGCTGGCGCGCGGGCTGTCGGAGAAGTACCCGGTGGCGCTGGTCAATTCGGTCAATCCGGCCCGGATCCAGGGGCAGAAGACCGCCGCCTTCGAGATCGTGGACATGCTCGGGGACGCGCCCGACATCCATGTGCTGCCGGTGGGCAACGCGGGCAACATCACCGCCTACTGGAAGGGCTACAAGGAGTACGCGGCGCCGTTCGCCGACAGCGACCCGCGCGCCTCCCGTACGCCCCGGATGTGGGGGTTCCAGGCGTCCGGCTCGGCGCCGATCGTGCGCGGTGAGCCGGTGAAGGAGCCGAGCACCATCGCGACCGCCATCCGCATCGGCAACCCGGCCTCGTGGACCTACGCCGAGCAGGCGCGCGACGAGTCCGGCGGCTTCATCGACGAGGTGACCGACCGTCAGATCCTCGCCGCCTACCGGCTGCTCGCGGCGCAGGAGGGCGTCTTCGTGGAGCCGGCCTCCGCGGC is from Streptomyces hygroscopicus and encodes:
- a CDS encoding homoserine dehydrogenase yields the protein MRTRPLKVALLGCGVVGSEVARIMTTQADDLAARIGAPVELAGIAVRRPGRVREGVPAELVTTDATALVKRGDIDVVVEVIGGIEPARTLITTAFDHGASVVSANKALVAQDGAALHAAAEQRRADLYYEAAVAGAIPLVRPLRESLAGDKVNRVLGIVNGTTNFILDRMDGSGAGYSEALDEATALGYAEADPTADVEGFDAAAKAAILAGIAFHTRVTLDDVHREGITEVTAADIASAKRMGCTVKLLAICERAADGRSVTARVHPAMIPLSHPLASVREAYNAVFVEADAAGQLMFYGPGAGGSPTASAVLGDLVAACRNKLAEATGPGESAYSRLPVSPMGDVITRYHISLDVADKPGVLAQVATVFAEHGVSIDTVRQQGKDGEASLVVVTHRASDAALSSTVEALRRLDTVRDVASIMRVEGE
- a CDS encoding arginyl-tRNA synthetase, coding for MTPAQLSRTVLHTVRRAVEDDELCVAVPERVKVRTPPRPGCGDYATNVALLLARGARGARGEGDALAIAEVLRRRLVRAPGIARVDVADPGFLNITLEGTSHAQLVRAVLSQGLRYGHGDALAGVSVPLGGGDEVRAALVAHVVRGLVDATGGVVVPGDGPVVRAVPVSGRDLLTRLGPDAARWALLRPAGHDLPDLDPAHLLSQREDNALFRVQYAHARTRALMRNASQFGITPELEPESGVYGDPAEPQSDPDSEPSAYGHPAETALLALLADHPRTLEAAARHRAPDRLARHLVATADAFFRFHDACPALPSGEESSGERKPSAVHRSRLALADAAGAVLAGGLHLLGISAPEHL
- a CDS encoding diaminopimelate decarboxylase codes for the protein MSRSAHPAGPRHADVLPEGHYAAPPADLNQLDPRVWSHTVGRNADGVATVGGIDVKTLAEEFGTPGYFLDEADFRARCRAWREAFGEDADVFYAGKAFLSRAVVRWLTEEGLNLDVCSAGELVTALAAGMPAERIALHGNNKSTGEIERAVEAGVGRIVLDSFQEIARVAHVARRLGKRQRVQIRVTVGVEAHTHEFIATAHEDQKFGIPLAGGLAAEAVRRALKLDGLELIGIHSHIGSQIFDTSGFEVAAHRVVGLLKEIRDEHGVELPEIDLGGGLGIAYTSEDDPREPQEIAKALRDIVHRECDAAGLAVPRLSVEPGRAIVGPTAFTLYEVGTVKELPGLRTYVSVDGGMSDNIRTALYDAEYSVALVSRSSTAEPMLSRVVGKHCESGDIVVRDAFLPADLAPGDLIAVPATGAYCRSMASNYNHALRPPVVAVRDGQAREIVRRETEEDLLRLDVG
- a CDS encoding excisionase; this translates as MSARSRDEKMTVAEVLTDLKVAPSTFYRWRQLGKGPRSIKLPNGDVRIRRSEYERWLAEREDAA
- a CDS encoding threonine synthase; the protein is MNAIADAGPRMSGTRQWHGWRGIIEEYRDRLPVSGTTPVVTLREGGTPLVPAQVLSERTGCEVHLKVEGANPTGSFKDRGMTMAISEAKEAGAKAVICASTGNTSASAAAYAVRAGMVCAVLVPQGKIALGKMGQALVHGAKILQVDGNFDDCLTLARGLSEKYPVALVNSVNPARIQGQKTAAFEIVDMLGDAPDIHVLPVGNAGNITAYWKGYKEYAAPFADSDPRASRTPRMWGFQASGSAPIVRGEPVKEPSTIATAIRIGNPASWTYAEQARDESGGFIDEVTDRQILAAYRLLAAQEGVFVEPASAASVAGLLKAAEQGLVDPGQRIVCTVTGNGLKDPDWAVAGAPQPVVVPVDADAAAVRLGLA
- a CDS encoding regulatory protein, with the translated sequence MSGRVLVVDDNKVIRQLIRVNLELEGFEVVTAADGAECLEIVHQVRPDVITLDVVMPRLDGLHTASRLRADARTCHVPVAIISACTQYEMDSGKALGVDAFLAKPFEPADLVELVGRLMRQGAAGAVAPGDAEPAVGPTG
- a CDS encoding integrase family protein, with product MSAENDTPAGRPRGSARPGYTFDVKLWSITKTGRKSRPWRLRWVVAGQGFGDTFATYPLAESRRNELWHAMNRRGEPFETESGLPESEVRAAAEAAEAANTKAPVRWFDFCRKYVAGRWRTGAAKTREGMADGLAAVTLAMVKRGDGVPDDETLRLAFRWGVVPANAGEEPPTELKAAYDCVTTADRPLGDLADPEVFEEVLYRLSYKLDGTPAAGDTYKRRRRALNTALEHAVVAGELPENPLQRVRRKHVGSNDSVDRRTLVNAVQARQLLTAVSYVGSWDRCRGRRLAAFYAVLYYAGLRPAEAVGLRLTDCHLPETGWGALTLRETRPVSGKQWTDSGERHDRRGLKAREASTDRPVPIPPVLVVILRSHLKEFGTAKEGRVFGNERGGVVGSSTYWRVWEEAREYALPPERVDSPLAGRPYDLRHACITRWLNAGVPIAEVARRVGNSPEVIHRRYHGCIDGHEEVANAKITKALEEDGDTA